Proteins from a genomic interval of Streptomyces sp. NBC_01445:
- a CDS encoding SRPBCC family protein → MTTPHPGPTGSYAPLDDGRPAIRFTRTYDHAIERVWRYVTDPAELAHWFPSQVEIELRAGGVIRFHGDPNMPESTGRVLAVDAPRHLSFSWGGDELRFDLEALDAGRTRFTLTNVLEAADTAARNAAGWEVCLTALDAADRGENFDGPHAGTLAPWKIHYDAYVEAGLPSGAPVPGMDEA, encoded by the coding sequence ATGACCACCCCGCACCCCGGACCCACCGGCAGCTACGCCCCGCTCGACGACGGCCGCCCCGCCATCCGCTTCACCCGCACGTACGACCACGCGATCGAGCGGGTCTGGCGATACGTCACCGATCCTGCCGAGCTCGCACATTGGTTCCCTTCCCAGGTCGAGATCGAGCTGCGCGCAGGCGGCGTGATCCGTTTCCACGGCGACCCGAACATGCCGGAGTCGACCGGCCGCGTCCTCGCCGTGGACGCCCCGCGCCACCTCTCCTTCAGCTGGGGTGGCGACGAACTCCGCTTCGACCTTGAGGCGCTCGACGCCGGCCGCACCCGCTTCACCCTGACCAATGTCCTGGAGGCCGCCGACACCGCGGCCCGCAACGCGGCGGGCTGGGAGGTCTGCCTCACCGCCCTGGACGCGGCCGACCGCGGCGAGAACTTCGACGGCCCGCACGCGGGGACGCTCGCCCCGTGGAAGATCCACTACGACGCCTACGTCGAGGCCGGACTGCCTTCGGGGGCGCCGGTCCCCGGCATGGACGAGGCGTAA
- a CDS encoding SPW repeat protein: protein MADVHHRPDLSSHPDVSEMRDRYARVLGGRDVALMDAPVFLIGLYCAISPWVVHYSANQPQLATHNLIMGIAIGVLAVGFAVTPTRMYGLSWAMCAMGAWMIIAPWVVGSSPDLGVILNNVIIGGLILVLGILCASLSMKGSRAT from the coding sequence ATGGCCGACGTTCACCACAGGCCTGACCTCTCCAGTCACCCTGATGTCTCGGAAATGCGGGACCGGTACGCGCGCGTACTCGGTGGCCGCGATGTGGCGCTCATGGACGCACCGGTCTTCCTGATCGGTCTCTACTGCGCCATCTCTCCCTGGGTGGTCCACTACAGTGCCAACCAGCCACAGCTCGCGACCCATAACCTGATCATGGGCATCGCGATCGGAGTCCTGGCCGTCGGGTTCGCCGTCACCCCGACCCGGATGTACGGCCTCAGCTGGGCCATGTGCGCCATGGGCGCCTGGATGATCATCGCGCCGTGGGTCGTGGGCTCCAGCCCCGACCTGGGAGTCATCCTCAACAACGTGATCATCGGTGGTCTCATCCTCGTGCTCGGGATCTTGTGCGCGAGCCTGTCGATGAAGGGCAGCCGGGCAACGTAG
- a CDS encoding ArsR/SmtB family transcription factor encodes MPAPAVWTALADPHRRAIVALLLERPRPVGEIVEACGLSQPSTSKHLRVLREAGLVDVEQEAQRRVYRLRPGPVAELDAWLEPYRRLWNDRLDALGRRLDAHAPEDDEPAKD; translated from the coding sequence ATGCCCGCACCTGCCGTCTGGACCGCGCTCGCCGACCCGCACCGCCGCGCCATCGTCGCGCTGCTGCTCGAGCGTCCGCGGCCCGTCGGTGAGATCGTCGAGGCGTGCGGCCTGAGCCAGCCCAGCACCTCGAAGCACCTGCGGGTACTGCGCGAGGCGGGCCTGGTCGACGTCGAGCAGGAAGCCCAGCGACGCGTCTACCGGCTCCGGCCAGGACCGGTCGCCGAGCTCGACGCCTGGCTCGAGCCCTACCGGCGCCTGTGGAACGACCGCCTCGACGCACTCGGGCGCCGTCTCGACGCCCACGCCCCCGAGGACGACGAACCAGCGAAGGACTGA
- the otr(A) gene encoding tetracycline resistance ribosomal protection protein Otr(A), which produces MPSQPTRHTLNIGILAHVDAGKTSLTERLLFDTGAITRLGSVDAGDTRTDTGEIERQRGITIRSAVAAFTVGDVQINLIDTPGHSDFIAEVERALEVLDGAVLLLSAVEGVQAQTRVLLKTLRRLRLPTLVFVNKIDRAGARDEALLDEVRRRLTPHVVPLTKVHDAGGPQARTVPRSLDDPAVRATVAEALAEVDDSVLAGLVDGPEPTAAELRRVLAARTADGSVHPVLFGSALGGQGVAQLIEEIPRLIPYRPAARTPGAAPCGSVFAVRRGPVGERLAYLRLYEGEVTERQRVTFLRDASDGSVTEIPGRATGLDVVGRTTHTLTAGNIGELRGVPDVRVGDRLGPRDGLDRAPGFAPPTLETLVRAVRPGRSAALRTALLDIAGQDPLIHAEAAPDGSTALLLYGEVQKEVLAATLVQDYGIEAVFEPSRIRCVERPAGTVEVYEDITNNRETGFCATVGLRVEPGPRGSGRVFAYETELGALPRAFHQAIEDTVHATLGEGPRGWSVTDCRVTLVRSGFWSPITVAGDFRGLTRLVLRRALERAGTTVHEPVHAFEAEIPLDALAAVTARLSAAEAEFGNTTGGTTSWVVTGTLPARKVREAELALPGLTRGEGVWWSRVSGDRLVRTPEHAA; this is translated from the coding sequence ATGCCTTCCCAGCCCACGCGGCACACCCTGAACATCGGCATTCTCGCCCACGTCGACGCCGGTAAGACCAGCCTCACCGAGCGCCTCCTCTTCGACACCGGCGCGATCACCCGCCTCGGCAGCGTCGACGCGGGCGACACCCGCACCGACACCGGCGAGATCGAGCGGCAGCGCGGCATCACGATCCGCTCGGCCGTCGCCGCGTTCACCGTCGGCGACGTCCAGATCAACCTGATCGACACCCCTGGGCACTCCGACTTCATCGCCGAGGTCGAACGCGCCCTCGAAGTCCTCGACGGCGCCGTGCTCCTGCTGTCCGCCGTGGAGGGCGTCCAGGCCCAGACGCGGGTCCTCCTCAAGACCCTGCGCCGACTGCGGCTGCCCACCCTCGTCTTCGTCAACAAGATCGACCGGGCGGGCGCGCGGGACGAAGCGCTGCTCGACGAGGTCCGCCGCCGTCTGACCCCGCACGTCGTGCCGCTCACGAAGGTCCACGACGCGGGCGGCCCGCAGGCCCGGACGGTCCCGCGAAGCCTCGACGACCCGGCTGTACGGGCCACTGTCGCGGAAGCGCTCGCCGAGGTCGACGACTCGGTGCTCGCAGGTCTGGTCGACGGCCCCGAACCGACCGCCGCCGAACTGCGCCGGGTCCTCGCGGCACGCACCGCGGACGGCTCCGTGCACCCCGTCCTGTTCGGCTCGGCCCTCGGCGGCCAGGGCGTCGCCCAACTCATCGAGGAAATCCCCCGGTTGATCCCTTACCGTCCCGCCGCACGGACCCCCGGCGCCGCACCGTGCGGCAGCGTCTTCGCCGTCCGACGCGGCCCGGTCGGCGAGCGGTTGGCCTATCTCCGTCTGTACGAGGGAGAAGTGACAGAACGTCAACGTGTGACGTTTCTCCGGGATGCGTCCGACGGCTCCGTCACCGAGATCCCCGGGCGCGCCACCGGCCTCGACGTGGTGGGGCGAACGACCCACACGCTCACGGCCGGGAACATCGGTGAGCTGCGGGGCGTGCCGGACGTCCGGGTCGGCGACCGGCTCGGCCCACGCGACGGCCTTGACCGGGCGCCCGGCTTCGCGCCGCCCACGCTGGAGACACTCGTACGCGCCGTGCGGCCCGGCCGCTCGGCGGCGCTTCGGACCGCGCTCCTCGACATCGCGGGGCAGGATCCGCTCATCCACGCGGAGGCCGCGCCCGACGGAAGCACGGCGCTGCTGCTCTACGGCGAGGTGCAGAAGGAGGTCCTGGCCGCGACCCTCGTCCAGGACTACGGCATCGAGGCCGTCTTCGAGCCGAGCCGCATCCGCTGCGTCGAGCGCCCCGCAGGCACCGTCGAGGTGTACGAGGACATCACGAACAACCGCGAGACGGGATTCTGCGCGACCGTCGGGCTGCGCGTGGAGCCGGGACCCCGGGGTTCCGGGCGGGTCTTCGCGTACGAGACGGAGCTGGGCGCGCTGCCCCGCGCCTTCCACCAGGCCATCGAGGACACGGTCCACGCGACGCTCGGCGAGGGGCCTCGCGGTTGGTCCGTGACGGACTGCCGGGTCACGCTCGTCCGCTCCGGGTTCTGGTCACCGATCACTGTCGCCGGGGACTTCCGGGGGCTGACGCGGCTCGTACTGCGGCGCGCGCTGGAGCGGGCGGGGACGACGGTGCACGAGCCTGTGCACGCGTTCGAGGCGGAGATCCCGCTGGACGCGCTCGCCGCCGTGACGGCCCGGCTCTCCGCAGCGGAGGCCGAGTTCGGCAACACGACGGGCGGCACCACGTCCTGGGTGGTCACGGGCACGCTCCCGGCCCGCAAGGTGCGGGAGGCCGAGCTCGCTCTGCCGGGTCTGACGCGCGGGGAGGGCGTGTGGTGGTCCCGAGTGTCCGGCGACCGGCTCGTCCGTACGCCGGAGCATGCGGCGTAG
- a CDS encoding cytochrome P450, translated as MPDSALLPPAPTDGLPLIDISATGPGPAPLQQAMELTRRHGPALVRRLHGRDALFVSDLDLVTELADETRFAKHVGPALENVRHFTSDGLFTAYNDEPNWARAHDILMPAFALGSMRTYHPVMYQVSRRLIESWDRAARSGSPVDVPGDMTRMTLDTIGLAGFGYDFGSFEGSEPHPFVEAMVRCLEWSMKRLARTPGADHSAADAAFKADADYLAQVVDDVIAARTDAPEGDDLLGLMLTARHPDGSALDTANIRNQVITFLIAGHETTSGAMSFALYYLAKHPAVLDLVRREADALFGDAADPEPTFDEVGRLTYTRQVLNEALRLWPTAAAFSRHAREDTLLGGRIPLRAGQAVTVLAPMLHRQPVWGDNPELFDPSRFTPEAEAARSPHAFKPFGTGERACIGRQFALHEATMLLALLVHRYRLVDHADYELTVKETLTLKPEGFTLTLVPRTSADRNHPALPGHAPVEERTAAPDTLPARVRPGTGVLFLHGSNYGTCRGLAEQLADDVAALGCDTAVAPLDTHAGALPTDRPVVVVAASYNGRPTDDAAEFAAWLDGAQDGAANDVTYAVLGVGDRNWAATYQHVPTRIDERLDALGGTRLCERAAADASGDLNATVRTFTTGLRAALLTQYGDPDAAPADAAEPEDAYEIREIGGGPLDAAAARHGLVPFTVTEASSLTAPDHPRTKRFVRLALPEGVTYRTGDHLTVLPAQDPALVERTAAAFGVGLDTVLDIRARRPRRDGLALDRPLTVRELLTSHVELGHLPTPDQVALLAQANPCPPEKAALADLADDPRTLVELVEDHPALRGALTWPQLLDLLPPLKPRHYSISSSTERSPTHADLMVSVLDAPARSGRGRFRGTGSAYLAGLRPGDTVLARVQPCREVFRVPNDSETPVVMIAAGTGLAPFRGAVADRGALLAAGTPLAPALCYFGCDHPQGDFLHADELRAAEAAGAVSLRPVFSEAPEAGHAFVQHRVAAEADELWALLGAGARVYVCGDGARMAPGVRDAFRVLFRDRTPGADDDAAERWLAGLIVDGRYVEDVYAG; from the coding sequence ATGCCCGACTCCGCGCTGCTCCCGCCGGCCCCCACCGACGGCCTTCCGCTCATCGACATCTCCGCCACGGGTCCGGGACCCGCGCCGCTCCAGCAGGCCATGGAGCTGACGCGCCGCCACGGCCCCGCACTCGTGCGCAGGCTGCACGGCCGCGACGCCCTCTTCGTCAGCGACCTCGACCTCGTCACCGAACTCGCCGACGAGACCCGGTTCGCCAAGCACGTCGGCCCGGCCCTGGAGAACGTCCGCCACTTCACGTCCGACGGCCTCTTCACCGCGTACAACGACGAACCGAACTGGGCCCGCGCCCACGACATCCTCATGCCCGCGTTCGCCCTGGGCTCCATGCGGACCTACCACCCCGTGATGTACCAGGTGTCCCGCCGCCTCATCGAGTCCTGGGACCGCGCCGCGCGCTCGGGCAGCCCCGTGGACGTGCCGGGCGACATGACACGGATGACCCTCGACACCATCGGACTCGCGGGCTTCGGCTACGACTTCGGGTCCTTCGAGGGCTCCGAGCCGCACCCCTTCGTGGAGGCCATGGTCCGCTGCCTCGAATGGTCGATGAAGCGGCTCGCCCGCACGCCCGGGGCCGACCACTCGGCCGCCGACGCCGCGTTCAAGGCCGACGCGGACTATCTGGCGCAGGTGGTCGACGACGTCATCGCGGCGCGCACCGACGCGCCCGAAGGCGACGACCTGCTCGGCCTGATGCTCACCGCCCGCCACCCCGACGGCAGCGCGCTCGACACGGCGAACATCCGCAACCAGGTCATCACCTTCCTCATCGCGGGCCACGAGACCACCTCCGGCGCGATGTCCTTCGCGCTGTACTACCTGGCCAAGCACCCGGCCGTGCTCGACCTCGTACGCCGTGAGGCCGACGCCCTGTTCGGGGACGCGGCCGACCCCGAGCCCACCTTCGACGAGGTCGGCCGGCTCACGTACACGCGGCAGGTATTGAACGAGGCGCTGCGCCTGTGGCCGACCGCGGCCGCGTTCAGCCGCCACGCGCGCGAGGACACGCTCCTCGGCGGACGCATCCCGCTGCGCGCCGGGCAGGCGGTCACCGTCCTCGCGCCGATGCTGCACCGGCAGCCCGTGTGGGGCGACAACCCGGAGCTGTTCGACCCCTCCCGGTTCACACCCGAGGCGGAGGCCGCGCGCTCGCCGCACGCCTTCAAGCCGTTCGGAACTGGTGAACGCGCTTGTATCGGGCGGCAGTTCGCGCTCCACGAGGCGACGATGCTGCTCGCTCTCCTGGTGCACCGCTACCGGCTCGTCGATCACGCCGACTACGAGCTCACGGTCAAGGAGACGCTGACGCTCAAGCCCGAGGGCTTCACCCTCACGCTCGTCCCGCGCACCTCCGCCGACCGGAACCACCCGGCCCTGCCGGGCCACGCGCCCGTGGAGGAGCGGACCGCCGCGCCGGACACGCTGCCCGCCCGGGTGCGGCCCGGCACCGGGGTCCTGTTCCTGCACGGCAGCAATTACGGGACCTGCCGCGGCCTCGCCGAGCAGCTCGCCGACGACGTCGCCGCGCTGGGCTGCGACACGGCCGTCGCACCGCTCGACACCCACGCGGGAGCGCTGCCCACCGACCGCCCCGTCGTCGTGGTCGCGGCCTCCTACAACGGCCGGCCCACCGACGACGCGGCCGAGTTCGCGGCCTGGCTCGACGGTGCGCAGGACGGCGCCGCGAACGACGTCACCTACGCGGTCCTCGGCGTGGGTGACCGCAACTGGGCGGCCACCTACCAGCACGTACCGACCCGCATCGACGAACGGCTCGACGCGCTCGGCGGCACCCGCCTGTGCGAGCGCGCCGCGGCCGACGCCTCCGGCGACCTCAACGCCACCGTCCGCACGTTCACGACCGGGCTGCGCGCGGCGCTCCTCACGCAGTACGGGGATCCCGACGCGGCTCCGGCCGATGCCGCGGAGCCCGAGGACGCGTACGAGATCCGGGAGATCGGCGGCGGGCCGCTCGACGCCGCGGCAGCCCGGCACGGGCTCGTCCCGTTCACCGTCACCGAGGCAAGTTCCCTCACCGCGCCCGACCACCCGCGCACCAAGCGCTTCGTGCGTCTCGCGTTGCCCGAGGGCGTCACGTACCGCACGGGCGACCATCTCACGGTGTTGCCCGCCCAGGATCCCGCGCTTGTCGAGCGGACGGCCGCCGCCTTCGGTGTCGGCCTGGACACGGTCCTCGACATCAGGGCCCGGCGCCCGCGCCGCGACGGGCTCGCGCTCGACCGCCCGCTGACCGTCCGTGAACTCCTCACCTCCCACGTCGAGTTGGGACACCTTCCCACCCCGGACCAGGTGGCGCTGCTCGCCCAGGCGAACCCATGCCCTCCCGAAAAGGCGGCGCTCGCGGACCTCGCCGACGACCCGCGCACGCTCGTCGAACTCGTGGAGGACCACCCCGCCCTGCGCGGCGCACTGACCTGGCCGCAACTCCTCGACCTGCTCCCGCCGCTGAAGCCCCGGCACTACTCGATCTCGTCGAGCACCGAGCGGAGCCCCACGCACGCCGACCTCATGGTGTCCGTCCTCGACGCCCCGGCCCGCTCGGGCCGCGGCCGGTTCCGCGGCACCGGATCGGCGTACCTGGCCGGGCTGCGGCCCGGTGACACGGTGCTCGCGCGCGTCCAGCCGTGCCGCGAGGTCTTCCGCGTCCCGAACGACTCGGAGACCCCGGTCGTCATGATCGCCGCGGGGACGGGCCTCGCCCCGTTCCGCGGCGCCGTCGCCGACCGCGGCGCGCTGCTGGCCGCAGGCACCCCGCTCGCGCCCGCCCTGTGCTACTTCGGCTGCGACCACCCCCAAGGTGACTTCCTGCACGCCGACGAACTGCGCGCCGCCGAGGCCGCGGGCGCCGTCTCCCTGCGCCCCGTCTTCAGTGAGGCGCCCGAGGCGGGCCACGCCTTCGTCCAGCACCGGGTGGCCGCCGAGGCAGACGAACTGTGGGCGCTGCTCGGGGCCGGGGCGCGCGTCTACGTCTGCGGTGACGGGGCCCGGATGGCGCCCGGCGTGCGCGACGCGTTCCGCGTCCTGTTCCGGGACCGCACACCGGGAGCCGACGACGACGCGGCCGAGCGCTGGCTCGCCGGTCTGATCGTGGACGGACGCTACGTGGAGGACGTCTACGCGGGCTGA
- a CDS encoding LuxR C-terminal-related transcriptional regulator, with protein MDGVLWRNRAMLLFDRIPMPVAVCEPRGTIMLANAAMAAECDTTPGRLKGRDILHLFRPRDESQLHRIAEALRLRRRSRYQVSVTWETPDGALREGELTVDPVSDTVERTPDLLVMLRVVGERPATLPDRPRATAGAAESRILELLAAGATTAQAARETGLTTDGVNYHLRRLTRRWGATNRTELVARAYASGVLMPGVWPPRAAAPDG; from the coding sequence ATGGACGGCGTGCTGTGGCGCAATCGCGCGATGCTGCTCTTCGACCGGATCCCGATGCCCGTCGCGGTGTGCGAACCCCGCGGGACGATCATGCTGGCGAACGCGGCGATGGCCGCGGAGTGCGACACCACTCCCGGCCGCCTGAAGGGCCGGGACATCCTGCACCTGTTCCGCCCGCGGGACGAGTCGCAGCTCCACCGGATCGCCGAGGCGCTGCGCCTGCGGCGGCGCTCCCGCTACCAGGTCTCGGTCACCTGGGAGACGCCGGACGGGGCGCTGCGGGAGGGCGAGCTGACGGTGGATCCGGTCAGCGACACCGTCGAGCGGACGCCGGATCTGCTCGTCATGCTGCGGGTCGTCGGCGAACGCCCGGCCACGCTGCCCGACCGGCCGCGGGCGACGGCCGGCGCGGCCGAGTCACGCATCCTGGAGCTGCTCGCCGCCGGCGCGACCACGGCACAGGCGGCCCGCGAAACGGGCCTGACCACGGACGGCGTCAACTACCACCTGCGGCGCCTGACCCGCCGGTGGGGCGCGACGAACCGTACGGAACTGGTCGCGCGCGCCTACGCGTCGGGCGTGCTGATGCCAGGGGTGTGGCCACCGCGGGCCGCGGCACCGGACGGCTGA
- a CDS encoding dihydrofolate reductase family protein: MSQPSRPYVLLSAAVSLDGCLDDAGPERLLLSGAEDFDRVDAVRASCDAILVGAGTLRADRPRLLVRSAQRRADRVAAGMPAYPLKVAVTASGELDAGDPFWTTGGDKVVYTTDAGALLARERLGALAEVIALGETVDWARLLDDLASAHDVRRLMVEGGAQIHTQLLQSGLADEVQLAVAPLVVGEPDAPRLFGPGPYPGGSRHRMRLLEARPVGDVVLMRYAPCAPGTDDSPTAADRHWLALACTLAADCPPSETAFSVGAVIVASDGTELARGHSREAGDPVVHAEEAALAKIDPADPLLRTATVYSSLEPCARRASRPKTCARLILDAGARRVVTAWREPDTFVAGADGIGILEGAGVIVAEIPDLAEAAIHPNRHLILAPSTHKE, from the coding sequence ATGTCACAGCCGTCCCGCCCGTACGTCCTGCTGTCCGCCGCCGTCTCGCTCGACGGCTGCCTGGACGACGCGGGGCCCGAGCGCCTGCTCCTGTCCGGCGCCGAGGACTTCGACCGGGTCGACGCAGTGCGCGCGTCGTGCGACGCGATCCTCGTGGGGGCGGGCACTCTGCGGGCCGACCGGCCGCGGCTCCTGGTCAGGTCGGCGCAGCGGCGCGCCGACCGGGTGGCCGCCGGGATGCCCGCGTATCCGCTGAAGGTGGCGGTGACCGCGTCGGGCGAACTGGACGCTGGAGACCCGTTCTGGACGACGGGCGGCGACAAGGTCGTGTACACCACCGACGCCGGGGCGCTCCTGGCGCGGGAGCGGCTCGGCGCGCTCGCCGAGGTGATCGCCCTCGGGGAGACCGTCGACTGGGCGAGACTGCTCGACGACCTGGCCTCGGCGCACGATGTGCGGCGCCTGATGGTGGAGGGGGGCGCCCAAATCCACACCCAGCTGCTCCAGAGCGGTCTGGCCGACGAGGTGCAGCTGGCGGTGGCGCCGCTCGTCGTGGGCGAACCGGACGCCCCCCGGCTCTTCGGCCCCGGCCCGTACCCCGGCGGCAGCCGGCACCGGATGCGGCTCCTGGAGGCCCGCCCGGTCGGCGACGTGGTCCTGATGCGGTACGCGCCCTGCGCGCCCGGCACCGATGACTCCCCCACCGCTGCCGACCGGCACTGGCTCGCCCTCGCCTGCACCCTCGCCGCCGACTGCCCGCCCTCGGAAACGGCGTTCAGCGTCGGCGCGGTGATCGTCGCGAGTGACGGCACGGAGCTGGCGCGCGGGCACTCACGCGAGGCCGGTGACCCGGTCGTGCACGCCGAGGAGGCGGCGCTCGCCAAGATCGACCCGGCGGACCCCCTGCTGAGGACCGCCACCGTCTACAGCAGCCTCGAACCGTGCGCCCGGCGCGCGTCACGGCCCAAGACCTGCGCCCGGCTCATCCTCGACGCGGGCGCGCGGCGCGTGGTGACGGCCTGGCGCGAGCCCGACACCTTCGTGGCGGGCGCCGACGGCATCGGAATCCTGGAGGGCGCGGGCGTGATCGTGGCGGAGATCCCGGACCTCGCCGAGGCGGCGATTCATCCCAATAGGCACCTTATTCTCGCCCCGAGTACACATAAGGAATGA
- a CDS encoding DMT family transporter codes for MLTGRRALVPLLATVLVALLAGTWLMSGALVEAAGPLTVATGRTAVCCVVLTAFAAARSSGRVRMRRVVQRPWLVCLLALLGFAGYAAGTLLAIPRVGTSLTNLVVALMPCAGVAIGALWFGERASRRSVAGALLATAAAGAYAALGGQGTLDAPGLLLALAGMLGFAVYGFLYRRTLAGLPPLAVLPVLLAAATVMLLPLTLPGLLAHPPSPAQWAGIALLGGAVYAPAYLVQHRLILLKGPVFTAAVQLAVPFTVRIGDWVVGTASAPGATEAALLAAACAGIALVTLERRRPGSGVSAPGPSVTPDSVGSADSCGAALPATLPGCPSSTGSRTRSRARG; via the coding sequence ATGCTCACGGGACGTCGCGCACTCGTGCCGCTGCTCGCGACCGTACTCGTCGCGCTGCTCGCCGGGACCTGGCTCATGTCGGGCGCCCTCGTCGAGGCCGCCGGTCCCCTGACGGTCGCCACGGGGCGCACCGCGGTGTGCTGCGTCGTCCTCACCGCCTTCGCCGCCGCCCGATCATCGGGGCGCGTGCGGATGCGCCGAGTCGTCCAACGCCCCTGGCTGGTCTGCCTGTTGGCCCTGCTCGGTTTCGCCGGATACGCCGCGGGCACCCTCCTCGCCATCCCGCGCGTAGGCACCTCCCTCACGAATCTCGTCGTCGCCCTCATGCCGTGTGCGGGAGTGGCCATCGGCGCGCTCTGGTTCGGCGAGCGCGCGAGCCGGCGCTCCGTGGCCGGCGCCCTCCTCGCGACAGCGGCGGCCGGCGCATACGCGGCACTCGGCGGCCAGGGCACCCTCGACGCACCGGGCCTGCTCCTGGCGCTCGCCGGGATGCTCGGGTTCGCGGTGTACGGGTTCCTCTACCGGCGCACTCTCGCCGGTCTGCCGCCACTTGCCGTACTGCCGGTGCTCCTCGCCGCCGCCACCGTGATGCTGCTGCCCCTCACCCTGCCGGGGCTCCTCGCGCATCCGCCGTCGCCGGCGCAGTGGGCGGGGATCGCGCTCCTCGGGGGTGCCGTGTACGCCCCCGCCTATCTGGTGCAGCACCGGCTGATCCTGCTCAAGGGGCCCGTGTTCACCGCCGCCGTCCAGCTCGCCGTGCCGTTCACGGTGCGGATCGGTGACTGGGTCGTGGGCACGGCGTCCGCTCCGGGAGCCACCGAGGCCGCGCTGCTCGCCGCCGCCTGCGCGGGCATCGCCCTCGTCACCCTGGAGCGGCGACGGCCCGGGAGCGGTGTGAGCGCTCCCGGGCCGTCAGTGACTCCCGATTCCGTTGGATCTGCCGACTCTTGTGGGGCGGCGTTGCCTGCTACGTTGCCCGGCTGCCCTTCATCGACAGGCTCGCGCACAAGATCCCGAGCACGAGGATGA
- a CDS encoding phosphatase domain-containing protein: MSESDSGPPSESGAGVLWEAGAPGVLLLPSGRMVRGRGLRRPLPPGPSPSYAVHLLGRRPPGVPWESRWLRWPDFWLPSSRDEARKVFADAWERAAGERVEFACGGGHGRTGTALACLAVLDGVPAERAVEFVRRNYDAQAVETPWQRRYVRYFAG; the protein is encoded by the coding sequence ATGAGCGAATCCGATTCCGGGCCCCCGTCCGAGTCGGGCGCCGGGGTCCTGTGGGAGGCAGGCGCCCCCGGCGTCCTCCTCCTGCCGTCCGGACGGATGGTTCGCGGGCGCGGTCTGCGCCGCCCGCTCCCGCCGGGCCCCTCGCCCTCGTACGCGGTGCATCTCCTCGGCCGTCGGCCGCCCGGCGTCCCGTGGGAGTCGCGGTGGCTGCGGTGGCCCGACTTCTGGCTGCCGAGCAGCCGCGATGAAGCCCGGAAGGTGTTCGCGGACGCGTGGGAGCGGGCCGCCGGGGAGCGGGTCGAGTTCGCGTGCGGCGGTGGCCACGGGCGGACCGGGACGGCACTGGCCTGCCTGGCAGTCCTGGACGGCGTACCGGCCGAGCGCGCAGTGGAGTTCGTGCGCCGGAACTACGACGCGCAAGCGGTGGAGACGCCCTGGCAGAGGCGGTACGTGCGGTACTTCGCCGGCTGA
- a CDS encoding PHP domain-containing protein, with product MEPVEALERVAFLLERTLAPPYRAGAFRTAAQVLGALPEGEVAERAAAGTLESLKGVGPKTAQVVREALAGEVPAYLEGLESEGAAAPLTDGGERLRALLRGDCHLHSDWSDGGSPIEEMGRAAIALGHEWAVLTDHSPRLTVARGLSPERLREQLAVVAELNKRWAPFRLLTGIECDILADGSLDQEPELLDRLDLVVVSVHSKLRMDAPAMTRRMVAAVTNPLADVLGHCTGRLVTGRNKVGRGRPESEFDAEAVFAACAESGTAVEINSRPERLDPPRRLLREAVAAGTLFSVDTDAHAPGQLDWQHLGCARAEECEVPADRVVNTWPADELLAWTRTRRAPSRAG from the coding sequence ATGGAACCCGTCGAGGCGCTGGAGCGGGTCGCCTTTCTCCTGGAGCGCACGCTCGCGCCCCCGTATCGCGCCGGAGCCTTCCGTACCGCCGCCCAGGTGCTCGGCGCGCTGCCCGAGGGGGAGGTGGCCGAGCGCGCCGCGGCCGGGACGCTCGAATCGCTGAAGGGGGTCGGGCCCAAGACGGCTCAGGTGGTGCGGGAGGCGCTGGCAGGCGAGGTACCGGCCTATCTGGAGGGCCTGGAGAGTGAGGGCGCGGCGGCGCCGCTCACCGACGGCGGCGAGCGGCTGCGCGCATTGCTGCGCGGCGACTGCCATCTGCACTCCGACTGGTCGGACGGCGGCAGCCCCATCGAGGAGATGGGCCGAGCGGCGATCGCCCTCGGTCACGAGTGGGCGGTGCTGACCGACCACTCTCCGCGCCTGACGGTGGCACGCGGCCTGTCGCCGGAGCGGTTACGTGAACAGCTGGCCGTAGTAGCGGAGTTGAACAAGCGCTGGGCGCCCTTCCGGCTGCTCACCGGCATCGAGTGCGACATCCTCGCCGACGGGTCCCTCGACCAGGAACCCGAACTCCTCGACCGGCTCGACCTGGTCGTCGTGTCGGTCCACTCCAAGCTGCGCATGGACGCGCCCGCGATGACGCGCCGGATGGTGGCCGCCGTGACGAACCCGCTCGCCGATGTGCTCGGACACTGCACGGGACGGCTCGTGACGGGACGGAACAAGGTCGGACGGGGCCGCCCCGAGTCGGAGTTCGACGCCGAAGCCGTGTTCGCGGCGTGCGCGGAGTCCGGCACCGCGGTCGAGATCAACAGCCGCCCCGAACGCCTCGACCCGCCGCGCCGGCTCCTGCGCGAGGCCGTGGCGGCGGGCACGCTGTTCTCCGTCGACACGGACGCGCACGCACCGGGGCAGCTCGACTGGCAGCACCTCGGCTGCGCCCGCGCCGAGGAGTGCGAGGTACCGGCCGACCGCGTGGTGAACACCTGGCCGGCCGACGAACTCCTCGCCTGGACACGCACGCGCCGGGCCCCGAGCCGGGCGGGGTAG